CCATGTGACCACGGATAACACGCGCAAGACCTGTCATGTTTTCAGAACCGATCGGGTTGCGTTTGTGAGGCATGGCTGAAGACCCTTTTTGACCTTTGGCAAAGAATTCTTCCACTTCACGTTGTTCAGATTTTTGAAGACCACGGATTTCAGTCGCCATCCGCTCGATAGAAGTTGCGATGCTAGCAAGAACTGCAAAGTACTCAGCATGAAGATCACGAGGAAGGACCTGTGTAGAGATTTCTTGAGCACGGATACCCAATTTGTCGCAGACGTATTTTTCAACGAATGGTGGGATGTTGGCAAAGTTCCCAACCGCACCAGAAATCTTACCAGCTTCCACACCAGCAGCCGCATGCTCGAAACGCTCGATGTTCCGTTTCATTTCGCTGTACCAAGTGGCCAATTTAAGACCAAAAGTTGTCGGCTCCGCATGCACACCGTGGGTACGACCCATCATGATGGTGAACTTGTGTTCTTTCGCTTTGTCAGCGATGATGTTAAGGAAGTTTTCAAGGTCCTTACGGATGATATCGTTGGCTTGTTTGTAGAGGTAACCGTAGGCCGTATCTACCACGTCAGTAGATGTCAAACCATAGTGAACCCACTTGCGCTCTTCACCAAGAGTCTCAGAAACCGCACGTGTGAAGGCCACCACATCGTGACGAGTTTGCTGCTCGATTTCCAAAATACGGTCGATATCAAAGTCGGCTTTTTCACGAATCAAAGCTACATCTTCCTTAGGGATTTCTCCCAACTCAGCCCATGCTTCGTCAGCTAAGATTTCCACCTCAAGCCAAGCACGGTATTTATTTTCTTCAGTCCAAATGTTCGCCATTTCAGGGCGAGAGTAACGTTCGATCATATTATTATTTTCCTTTCTTTTGATGTTTCACATCAGTTAGCAACCAACAGTCGTTTTATTCAAATTCTTCTTTTCCAATCCACACCGATGGATAGTGATCGAGTGTATTCAAATCCGTATCCAGAGGCAGATCATAGATGGCTAAATAGTTTTCAGAATATTGTGCAACTAGCTCTTCATACTTAGCTTTCACCTTTTCGTGATCACTACTAGCATACAAGACTTCGACGACTGCTCCTGTCTTCTCTTTTTCGACAAATGCGTTGACGATGAGTTGAATCATAAAACCTCCTAAATCGAAATGCCCTTCATATTTGCTTCCAGAATAGGCATCTTCACACCTAACTCCTGACCAGTCTGATAAACACTTTGACAACAATAGAAGATGTCCTGTTTATCATTGTGTAAGGTCATGATTTTTCGGGTTAGCTCATTTTTCGCAAACATAACTTTCATGGCTTTGCCGGCTATCCAAGCCGGAATTTTGTAGGGTAAGAGTTCTGACTTATAAAGTTTCAAATTCACACCACGCGCTTCTACAACTTTCAAAGCTTCTCGAATGGCCTTGATAGCTAATGATAATTCCGAAGAACTATTCATCAAGTTCAGAGCCAATTCTTCTGGATTTTCCAGATTCCCTGAACGAGCAGCTGTCGAAGTAACACCCGCATTAATCGCCATATGAATCCAAATCCACTCGACCATATCATGAGGCACTTCCCACTTCAAATCTGCAGAAGTCAGTAAAGTCGTCAAATCAGAATAGTTAGAAATGTGTGCTTTTTGCTCAGCTTCTAGCATTAAATGGTCAAACAAGACACCATCCAAATGGTCCTCCTGCATGTGACCTCCAGCTGTCGGAAAGGCCAGAATATAGTCGTAATCCCCTGCCCACTCTTGGACCTCTTTTCGAGTATCCCAGAAATTGCAGAAAAAAACAAGGGTACCTTTGATATTATTTTTTCGCAAGGTCTCCACAGCTTCTTTGACACACCCATGACGCACACTCAGAAAAATAAAATCATATTCCGAATCAGCTTCCGCCACATGAACCTCATAGGTATCATGCTTGTTCTCACCCTTGGAATGATAGCGACCATCTAGCAGATCAACCGACAACTCCTTCGGAGCTGTGCTTTTCTTACTATCTCTCAGCACGTGTTCCACTTGATGGCCTGCTTTTTGAAAGGCGTAGGCATAAGTGGTCCCGATGACTCCAAGTCCTAGAATCGCTATTCTCACTTAAAAATCAATCCCTTTCCCAAACTCCTCAACCTCATCTGGCACATCACTAAACAAAGTCACATGTCCCATTTTGCGGTTGTGCTTTGCTTCTAGTTTACCATATAAGTGGAGGTGAGCGCTTGGATTTTCTGTCACATATGTTTCAGCAGCCTCGACGTGTTGGCCGAGAACATTGAGCATAACAGCAGGCGCATGAAGCTGGATTGCTGGAAGTGGTGCTCCGAGAACACCCAAGATATGGGTGTCGAATTGGGAGAAGTCACAAGCTTCAATCGAGTAATGGCCTGAGTTGTGTGGACGTGGAGCAATTTCGTTGACAATGATGTCATCAGCGGTTGCAAACATTTCCACGCAGAGAGTTCCAGACAAGTTAAGCTGTTCTGCAATTCGTACTGCCATGGCTTTGGCTTTTTCAGCTAGACTTTCTGAAATGCGAGCAGGCACAATGGTTTTTGAAAGAATGTTGTTACGGTGGATATTTTCCTGAACGGGGAAGACTGTCACATCCTTGCCATTTCCAGATACGATGACAGAAATTTCAAGGTCGAAGTTGACAAACTCTTCTAAAACGCAGTCTGCTGAATCAGCTAACGCATAGGCTTCTTCCAAATCTGCTTCTGAACGAATAACCTTTTGACCATGGCCATCATAACCACCGGTCGCCGTCTTGAGGACATAGTTTTTCGACAGGTCGATATCTGCCAAATCCTGGCTTGAGGTCACGACCTTGTATGGTGCTACAGTGACTTGGGCCTTGTTAGAAAGAAAGTCCTTCTCAAAGATTCGATTTTGAGAGATGCGGAGTAGGTCTGTCCCTTGAGGAAGCTGACCATCTTTGATAACAGCATCCAAACCGTCAGCATCGACATTTTCAAATTCATAAGTGAGAACATCACAGCGCTCTGCCAACTGACGAAGAGCATCCACGTCGTCGTAAGGAGCCACGATGATTTCCGCCACACGAGAGGCTGGGCAATCAGCTGCTGGATCCAACGCAATAACCTTGTGTCCCATGTAAATAGCTGAGATCGCCATCATCTGACCGAGCTGGCCACCACCGATGATCCCAATGGTTTTAGTTGAGCTCATTTGTAGACTCCTCTGCGATTTTTCCTTGTTCTTCTGCGAAATCCGCTAACGCTGTCGCAATAGCCTGGTCCTCTACTGAAAGAAGACGAAGGGAAAAGAGAGCTGCATTTGTCGCACCAGCTTCACCGATCGCCATAGTTGCGACAGGTACACCACCTGGCATCTGAACAATCGAATAGAGCGAATCCACACCGCTAAGAGCACGTGATTTGACTGGTACGCCGATGACTGGAAGGGTAGTTTTAGCAGCAACCATCCCTGGCAAGTGAGCAGCACCACCCGCACCTGCAATAATAACCTTGATGCCACGGCTACGTGCTTCTTCTGCATGTTTGAACATGAGATCCGGCGTCCGGTGTGCGGAAACAACTTTCTTTTCGTAAGCGACACCAAAGTTATCGAGGACTTCAGCGGCTTTTTGCATGGTTGCCCAGTCAGATTTTGAGCCCATGATGATGGAAATTACTGGTTTCATAGTTAATAATATCCTTTTCTTTTTTGATAATGGTCTTAGGTGGTGGGGACGGAAGCAAACCTTCGGTTTCATTCCTAAACTTTGAGCCTAAGGTCTCAAAGTTTCCCCCGACCAGAACATTCACTGTTCTGGTCTTTTCACCACGGCGACCATTATCGGGTTTGGCGACTTCGTCGCCTAAAATAGCAATGATATTTGAAAACTCGAAGAAAACCACAGAGTGACAAGGCAAAGCGACGAAGATAGAACTAACGTTCAGCAAGGAGCTTTAACACAGGCAATCGAAGGTTTTCAAAGAGTTTTATTTGTTAGCCTTGCTACCGATATCCGTACGATAGAACAGGCCTTCTGTGTTTTGTTTATTGAGTTCGTTGTAGATGATGTTTTGGCCGTCTTTGACGGTGTCTGCTGTTGTGACAAGCATGTAGACACGTCCGCCGTTTGAGAGAAGGTCTTGCCCTTTTTCAGCAAATTTCGCTCCAGCATAGTAAGTGATGATGTCACCCTCTGTCTTGGCTGGAAGCTTGACACCCTTCTCATAAGCCAGTGGGTAACCGTTTGATGCGACAACTACACCCAGTGTCACACCCTTGTCCGTCCAAGTGATGGCTGGCTCTTTGCCATCCAAAATGTCAGTGATGTTTTGTGCAAAGTCAGATGTCAAACGAGGCAAGATGATTTGCGTTTCAGGATCGCCAAAACGTGAGTTGAACTCGATGACTTTAGGGCCATCAGCTGTCAAGATAAGACCAGCGTAAAGAACACCAAGGTAGGGACGTCCTTCTTTAATCATGCCTTCAAGAACTGGCTTGACAATGGTGTCAACCGCTGTGTCAACCACGCTCTGTGGTAAGTGAGGAACTGGCGCATAGGCACCCATCCCACCAGTGTTCGGACCCTTGTCGCCATCATAAGCACGTTTGTGGTCCTGCGCCGTTGGCATAATGTAGAACTTATCCCCATTGACAAAGGCAAAGAGTGAAAACTCCTCCCCGTCAAGGAATTCCTCGATGACCACACGCGCACCTGAATCACCGAATTTATTGTCCAAAAGCATCTCGTGAGCAGCTTCAACCGCTTGCTCCACTGTCTCCGCAACGACGACACCTTTCCCAAGGGCCAAACCGTCTGCCTTGACAACGATTGGGGCGCCTTTTTCCTCGATGTAGGCCTTGGCTTCCTCGAAATCTGAAAAGGTTCCATAGGATGCTGTCGGAACGTCGTATTTGACCATGATTTCCTTAGCAAAATCCTTAGACCACTCCAGCTCAGCCGCAACCTTGGTCGGACCAAATGCTTTGAGTCCTGCCGCATTGAAATCATCCACGATACCAGCAGCAAGAGCATCATCGGGACCGATAAAGGTCCAAGCAACATCATTGACTTTTGCGAAGTCAATCAGCTTAGAATGTTCGGAAATTCCGATATTGATCAAATCCAGACCATCTAATCGCATCCCGTCATTACCAGGAGCCACAAAAACCTGCTCAACGTCTGTAGACTCCAACAATTTCTTAGCAATCGCATGCTCACGACCGCCAGATCCAACAACCAAAAGTTTCATCTCGAACCTCTTTTGCGAATTATTTTATTAAATTATATCATAATCGTTCGTTTTATTCTAATGATTTCAGCAAAAGTCTCCTATTTTCAGTAGAATCCAAACATTTTTTGCTATTTTCTCCTATTTCTCATTTTTTTCCGAATAGTATAGATGAGACCTACTAATTGACGAAAAGGAGTATTATGCAAACGATCAAAAAATTTCTAGTACTGACTTGTGCGACATGGGGGATGCAAGCCTCTATTGCCCATGCAGATCAAGCGACCAATGCTATCTATGCCGAAAAAGGGCAGCTGATGATTCATCTTGGAAACGTCCCAGATAGATACCAAAAGATCCAAGTCCCCGTCTGGTCTGACCAAAATGGCCAAGATGACCTGATTTGGTATCCTGTGCAACGCAGTGACAAGGGATTTGACCTACAAGTACCATTGACCAACCATTCTGATCAAGCCGGACTTTATCATGTCCATGTCTATGGGGTGGAGGCAAATGAACAGTTAACTGGTCTTTACCCTCTCACGACCAGCGTCCAGCAAAAAGACCTGGCTTCTTCCCAGCCAAAAATCACGATCACACCCATCTCCTCACAAGAATTTGAGGTGGACCTAAAGTTGTTCGAAGACGTTGACGAGATTGTCTTCCCGATCTGGTCTGAAGAAAATGGGCAGGATGATCTGGTCTGGTATCCTGCAAAGAAGATTGCACCTGGACATTTCCAACTGCGCTTTCAGGCTCAAAAACACAAGGGAAGCGGGCTATTTCATCTACATGTCTATCAGAAAAGCCAGGGACAACTAAAAGGGCTATTCCCCACTACCTTTCAAGTGGAAAAGGCAAAGCCAAAGCTCACTCCACTCGCGACACACCCGGGAAATACCTACCCCATTGGTGAGTGCACCTGGGGAGCCAAAGAATTAGCCCCTTGGGCCCACAACTGGTGGGGAAACGGTGGCATGTGGGCAGCTAGTGCACGCGCTGCTGGATTCCGGACAGGAGACACTCCAGAGGTCGGCGCTATCGCCTGTTGGGACAATGGGGGATATGGCCATGTCGCCTTGGTTACGGACGTCGAACATGACCAAAAAATTCAGATCCAAGAGGCTAACTACAACGGCCATCGCTATATTGACAACTTCCGCGGTTGGTTCGATCCAACCAACCCCATCTGGGGAACCGTCACCTACATCTACCCCGATTAAGGTCTTCTTAACCAGCAGAAAGGGAGTGGGAAAGAACTCAGACTATTTAAAAAAGGTTGAAAAGGTTCCCCAAACCTTTTCAATCTTCCCACCCCGCACAGCTTCAACAGTCTGGGAGACTGTTGAAGGTTGTGGATAAAGGAAACTTTGTTTCCTTCATTAGGTTATCTTTGGAGCTTAAAAAGCGAAAAAAGATACCAATCAACCACTGCGTCTTGCAGTTATTCCTATCAAACATCAAAGGCTGGACATTTTTTGCCCAGCCTTTTTGATTAATGTCTAAAATGTCTGACTCCTGTAAAGATCATGGTCAAGCCGTATTTATCAGCCGCTTCGATTGACTCTTGGTCACGAACTGATCCACCTGGCTGGATGATCGCTTTAATCCCTGCTTTAGCGATTTCTTCCACATTATCTGCAAATGGGAAGAAGGCATCTGAAGCAAGAACAGCACCATCAAGACGGTCTTTGGCTTGGTCAATAGCGATGCGGACTGAAGCCACACGGTTGGTTTGACCTGGGCCAACACCAAGTGTCATGTGGTCGTTGGTCACGATAATACCATTTGATTTCACATACTTGATAGCTTTCCAAGCAAACTCAAGAGCTGTCGCTTCTGTCTCAGTTGGTTGGCGTTTGGTAACCACTTGCCAGTCAGCTGGACTTTCTTTCACCACGTCTTGGTTTTGAACGAGGAGACCACCAACAACACCAGTGTATTCTGCTTCCACTTCACTAGCATCTTGAGCGTCAAATGGTAGCTCAAGAATCCGCAAGTTTTTCTTCTTGGTAGTCAAGATTTCAAGCGCTTCGTCTGTGTAGCTTGGTGCAATGATGATTTCAAGGAAAACACCATGCATCTTCTTAGCTGTCGCAACATCTACCTCGCGGTTGAGAACGACGATACCACCGAAGATGGATACTGGGTCAGACTCATAAGCGTAGTCCCAAGCAGTTTCGATGTCGTCAGCTTGACCAATCCCACATGGGTTCATGTGTTTCAAGGCCACAACGGTTGGACGGTCTTTGAAATCACGGATGATCCGGATAGCGGCATCCGCATCACGGATATTGTTGAAGGACAATTCTTTCCCATTCAACTGTTTAGCGGAAGCAATAGAGTAATCCGTTGGCAAAGCTTTTTGATAGAAGTCTGCGTCTTGTTGAGGGTTTTCCCCATAACGCATTGGTTGCTTGAGATCATAAGTCAGAGTGAGTTTTTCAGGTTTTTCTTCACCCACTTGAGCAGTGAAGTATTCTGCGATCAAAGCATCATAGGCTGCTGTGTGGCGGAAGACTTTCGCTGCCAAACGTTGGCGAGTTTCGTAACTTGTTTCGCCGTTGGCTACCAATTCGTCCAAAACCACAGCATAGTCAGCAGGATCTACCACAACTGTTACGCTAGCGTGGTTTTTAGCTGCTGAACGAAGCATAGATGGTCCACCAATATCGATGTTCTCCACCGCGTCAGCGTAAGTCACGTCCGGTTTGAGAATCGTTTCCTTGAATGGGTAAAGGTTGACCACAACAAGGTCGATCAACTCGATATTATTGTCCTTAGCAGCCTCTAGGTGACTATCGAGGTCACGACGAGCGAGCAGACCACCGTGGATATTTGGATGAAGAGTCTTCACACGACCGTCCATCATTTCTGGGAAACCAGTCACATCGTCGATGGCAATGGTATCTACCCCAGCATTGTCAAGGGCAACTTTAGTCCCACCTGTTGAGATTATGTCCCAACCGAGTTTTTTGAGTTCTTGGGCAAATTCAACAATACCCGCTTTGTCTGAAACACTAATTAGTGCGCGTTTAGTCATTTTTTCTTTCTTTTCCTTTTTTAAAAAGTTCTTTATCTGCTACAGTCGAAAATGTTCTTTCCAATCAATGGCTTCCTTATTTTCGTGCTACTCCCAAACGTTCCAAGACTTCTGGATAGAGCTTGTACTCTGTTTCGTGGATGCGAGTTTCGAAAGTATCAAGGGTATCACTTTCTAGACGTGGCACACGGACTTGTTTGATGACCTTACCAGTGTCCACACCAGAATCCACCCAGTGAATGGTCACACCGCTCTCAGCAACGCCTGCATTCCAAGCATCCTCAATACCATGAGCACCAGGGAATTCAGGGAGATAAGCCGGGTGAATATTGATGATACGGCCTTCATAAGCTGCTAGCAAGGTTGGGCCAACGATTTTCATATAACCCGCCAAACAAACCAAGTCAATCTGGTGTTCATTCAAGAGTTTAACGATAGCTTCTTCATAAGCTGCTTTATTATCAAATTCCTTGAGTTCAAAGGCATGGCTCACCACGCCAAGGTTTTTGGCACGTTCTAAGACATAGGCATCCCGGTGATCGGAAAAGACAAATTCTACTGGAAATTGTTCCGCAATCACCTGAAAGTTTGAGCCGTTGCCAGAGGCAAAAACAGCAATTTTCATATTCGATACAAAGGGACGTTTCGGCTAGCCGAACAGTTTCGTAGAAAAATAGGAAATCATTGCTGGGTGCTTGCACACAAAATGATTTCTCTTTTTTCCTAGAAAATGAGTCCCGTGTTCAGTTAGGCTAGCTAACTAAACACTCCTTTCTACAATTTCTCCGTATAAAATGGTGATATCACCATTATTTAATCACCACACTTGCGCCATCTTTCTTCACAATCCGACCAATTTCATAAACAGGTTCGTCAAGAAGTTCTTTGACACGTTCCACATTTTCTGGTTTCACTGCAAGCATGAGACCAATTCCCATGTTGAAGATTTCAAACATTTCTTCATGTTTGATTTGGCCATATTTTTCAAGGGCTTTGAAAATTGGAAGAACTGGGACTTTGCTTTCGTCAATTTCAGCAGCTAAGTCATCTGAGAACATACGTGGTACATTTTCGATGAAACCACCACCTGTGATGTGGGCAATTCCGTTGACCAATTCTTCTTTGATGAGTGGCAAAGCTGCTTTGACGTAGATCCGAGTTGGTTCCAAAAGAACGTCTTTAAGTTTTTTGCCTTCCAATTCTGGGAGAACTTCTTCACCTGTGTAATCCGCAAAGACACGACGAACAAGTGAGTAACCATTTGAGTGGATACCGCTTGAAGCAAGTCCAAGAATCACATCCCCTTCAGCTACTTTTGAACCGTCAATGATTTGAGATTTTTCTGCAACACCGACAGCAAACCCAGCCAAATCATAGTCATCTTCACCATACATACCAGGCATTTCAGCCGTTTCTCCACCGATAAGGGCTGCACCAGCCTGCACACAACCTTCTGCAACACCAGCAACGACTTGCTCTAATTTAGCAGGTTCATTTTTACCAGTTGCGATATAGTCAAGGAAGTAAAGGGGCTCCGCACCTGCAGCGATGATATCGTTAACACACATGGCCACACAGTCTTGACCGATCGTATCGTGTTTGTCGTACTTGATGGCAAGCATGAGTTTAGTACCGACACCATCTGTACCTGAGATCAAAACAGGCTCTTTGACACCTGTTTTTGAAAGATCAAACATGCCTCCGAAACCACCAAGAGCTCCCATGACACCCGCACGTTCCGTACGAGCAACGTGTTTTTTGATCCGTTCAACAACTTCATAACCCGCTTCAACATCCACACCCGATTGGGCATAAGCATTTTTAGACATATTTTTTTCCTCTTTTTCTTTTGCACTGCTCTTAATAGAAAGAAGTATGTTCTTTCAAACTTTCCACATAGCGTTCTTCGTAGTCATACAAAGGCGTTGGATATTTTCCATCAAAGTAAGCCACACAAAGACCGCCATTTGGAGCATCTGTATCAATTCCAATAGAATCAATCAAGCCATCGATTGACAAATACGTCAAGCTATCTGCACCAATAATATCGCGTGTTTCCTCTACTGTGTGATTGGCAGCAATCAATTCCTTACGTGTTTGAATATCGATCCCGTAGAAACATGGGTAGGCAAGGGCTGGGCTACCGATTGCTACGTGGACCTCTGTAGCTCCTGCTTCTTTCAATAACTTCACAATCCGACGTGATGTGGTCCCACGTACGATAGAATCATCAATCATGACAACCCGTTTGCCTTTTACAACACCGGATACGGCAGAAAGCTTCATCCGAACCCCTTGCTCACGTAATTCTTGTGTCGGTTGAATAAAGGTTCGTTGGGTGTATTGGTTTTTAATCAAGCCCATTTCATTTGGCAGACCGGATTCTTCCGCAAATCCCATGGCTGCACTAAGTGAAGAGTTCGGTACACCGACCACAATATCTGCTTCATGTTTGAATTCACGTGCCAATTGAGCCCCCATACGTTTACGTGCTGTATGGACATTGACCCCTTGAATATTGGAGTCCGGGCGGGCAAAGTAGATATACTCCATTGAGCAAACAGCCAATTGGGTGTCCGTTGTATAGTTATCGTAAGTGATGCCGTTATCATCGATGATCACAACTTCACCTGGATTTACATCGCGGATCCACTCTGCTCCAACCACTTCAAAGGCACAGGTTTCAGAGGAGACCACAATAGCGCCATTGGCCATTTTCCCAATTGAAAGAGGACGGAAACCATTTGGATCCAAGGCTGCAATCAGCTTATCTTCCAGCATGAGAAGGTAAGCAAATCCACCTTTCACCGTATTCAAGGCTTCTTTCACCTTACCCATGAAGGATGGGTTGTGGCTCCGACGAATCAAGTGGGCCAAGATTTCTGAATCAGAAGTTGAGCTAAAGATCGCTCCGTTATTTTCCAACTCCCGTTTGAGGGACTTGGCATTGGTCAAATTCCCGTTGTGGGCCAGTCCAAACTGGGTATCATGAAAGCGAAAGAGAAAGGGCTGGATGTTATCCACCGAAGCTTCCCCAGCTGTCGCATAGCGAACATGGCCAATCGCTCCCGTTCCTGTTAACTTATCCAAATTAGCAGGATTTCGAAATACTTCTGAGAGAAGACCCGTATCACGATACCGTTTTAGTTGACCCGCATCATTCGAAAGGATCCCCGCCCCTTCTTGACCACGGTGTTGAAGACTGTGTAATCCGAAATAAGTCAGTTTTGCAGCATCTGGGTGTCCCCAGATCCCAAAAATACCACATTCTTCATTAAGAGATTTAACTTCGTATGTCATTTTGTATACCTTTTATTTTCCAGTAAAGTATTTAACCGCTGATGCAAAGAGATGTTGATCTTTATTTCCTGGAATATTTTGGAAGAGACCGTTTTCGAAACGTTCTGAGTGACCCATCTTCCCAATAATTTGACCATTCTTACTTGTGATACCTTCAATCGCATTGACAGATCCATTAGGATTGTATTTTGAATCCATGCTTGGCTTCCCTTCGAAGTCAACATATT
The Streptococcus parasanguinis genome window above contains:
- a CDS encoding GBS Bsp-like repeat-containing protein, producing the protein MQTIKKFLVLTCATWGMQASIAHADQATNAIYAEKGQLMIHLGNVPDRYQKIQVPVWSDQNGQDDLIWYPVQRSDKGFDLQVPLTNHSDQAGLYHVHVYGVEANEQLTGLYPLTTSVQQKDLASSQPKITITPISSQEFEVDLKLFEDVDEIVFPIWSEENGQDDLVWYPAKKIAPGHFQLRFQAQKHKGSGLFHLHVYQKSQGQLKGLFPTTFQVEKAKPKLTPLATHPGNTYPIGECTWGAKELAPWAHNWWGNGGMWAASARAAGFRTGDTPEVGAIACWDNGGYGHVALVTDVEHDQKIQIQEANYNGHRYIDNFRGWFDPTNPIWGTVTYIYPD
- the purE gene encoding 5-(carboxyamino)imidazole ribonucleotide mutase, which codes for MKPVISIIMGSKSDWATMQKAAEVLDNFGVAYEKKVVSAHRTPDLMFKHAEEARSRGIKVIIAGAGGAAHLPGMVAAKTTLPVIGVPVKSRALSGVDSLYSIVQMPGGVPVATMAIGEAGATNAALFSLRLLSVEDQAIATALADFAEEQGKIAEESTNELN
- a CDS encoding ketopantoate reductase family protein; protein product: MRIAILGLGVIGTTYAYAFQKAGHQVEHVLRDSKKSTAPKELSVDLLDGRYHSKGENKHDTYEVHVAEADSEYDFIFLSVRHGCVKEAVETLRKNNIKGTLVFFCNFWDTRKEVQEWAGDYDYILAFPTAGGHMQEDHLDGVLFDHLMLEAEQKAHISNYSDLTTLLTSADLKWEVPHDMVEWIWIHMAINAGVTSTAARSGNLENPEELALNLMNSSSELSLAIKAIREALKVVEARGVNLKLYKSELLPYKIPAWIAGKAMKVMFAKNELTRKIMTLHNDKQDIFYCCQSVYQTGQELGVKMPILEANMKGISI
- the purB gene encoding adenylosuccinate lyase; the protein is MIERYSRPEMANIWTEENKYRAWLEVEILADEAWAELGEIPKEDVALIREKADFDIDRILEIEQQTRHDVVAFTRAVSETLGEERKWVHYGLTSTDVVDTAYGYLYKQANDIIRKDLENFLNIIADKAKEHKFTIMMGRTHGVHAEPTTFGLKLATWYSEMKRNIERFEHAAAGVEAGKISGAVGNFANIPPFVEKYVCDKLGIRAQEISTQVLPRDLHAEYFAVLASIATSIERMATEIRGLQKSEQREVEEFFAKGQKGSSAMPHKRNPIGSENMTGLARVIRGHMVTAYENVSLWHERDISHSSAERIIAPDTTILIDYMLNRFGNIVKNLTVFPENMIRNMNSTFGLIFSQRAMLTLIEKGMTREQAYDLVQPKTAQSWDNQVDFKPLLEADPEVTSRLTQEEIDEIFNPTYYTKRVDEIFERIGLGD
- the purN gene encoding phosphoribosylglycinamide formyltransferase, translating into MKIAVFASGNGSNFQVIAEQFPVEFVFSDHRDAYVLERAKNLGVVSHAFELKEFDNKAAYEEAIVKLLNEHQIDLVCLAGYMKIVGPTLLAAYEGRIINIHPAYLPEFPGAHGIEDAWNAGVAESGVTIHWVDSGVDTGKVIKQVRVPRLESDTLDTFETRIHETEYKLYPEVLERLGVARK
- the purM gene encoding phosphoribosylformylglycinamidine cyclo-ligase, producing the protein MSKNAYAQSGVDVEAGYEVVERIKKHVARTERAGVMGALGGFGGMFDLSKTGVKEPVLISGTDGVGTKLMLAIKYDKHDTIGQDCVAMCVNDIIAAGAEPLYFLDYIATGKNEPAKLEQVVAGVAEGCVQAGAALIGGETAEMPGMYGEDDYDLAGFAVGVAEKSQIIDGSKVAEGDVILGLASSGIHSNGYSLVRRVFADYTGEEVLPELEGKKLKDVLLEPTRIYVKAALPLIKEELVNGIAHITGGGFIENVPRMFSDDLAAEIDESKVPVLPIFKALEKYGQIKHEEMFEIFNMGIGLMLAVKPENVERVKELLDEPVYEIGRIVKKDGASVVIK
- the purK gene encoding 5-(carboxyamino)imidazole ribonucleotide synthase, which produces MSSTKTIGIIGGGQLGQMMAISAIYMGHKVIALDPAADCPASRVAEIIVAPYDDVDALRQLAERCDVLTYEFENVDADGLDAVIKDGQLPQGTDLLRISQNRIFEKDFLSNKAQVTVAPYKVVTSSQDLADIDLSKNYVLKTATGGYDGHGQKVIRSEADLEEAYALADSADCVLEEFVNFDLEISVIVSGNGKDVTVFPVQENIHRNNILSKTIVPARISESLAEKAKAMAVRIAEQLNLSGTLCVEMFATADDIIVNEIAPRPHNSGHYSIEACDFSQFDTHILGVLGAPLPAIQLHAPAVMLNVLGQHVEAAETYVTENPSAHLHLYGKLEAKHNRKMGHVTLFSDVPDEVEEFGKGIDF
- the purH gene encoding bifunctional phosphoribosylaminoimidazolecarboxamide formyltransferase/IMP cyclohydrolase, whose product is MTKRALISVSDKAGIVEFAQELKKLGWDIISTGGTKVALDNAGVDTIAIDDVTGFPEMMDGRVKTLHPNIHGGLLARRDLDSHLEAAKDNNIELIDLVVVNLYPFKETILKPDVTYADAVENIDIGGPSMLRSAAKNHASVTVVVDPADYAVVLDELVANGETSYETRQRLAAKVFRHTAAYDALIAEYFTAQVGEEKPEKLTLTYDLKQPMRYGENPQQDADFYQKALPTDYSIASAKQLNGKELSFNNIRDADAAIRIIRDFKDRPTVVALKHMNPCGIGQADDIETAWDYAYESDPVSIFGGIVVLNREVDVATAKKMHGVFLEIIIAPSYTDEALEILTTKKKNLRILELPFDAQDASEVEAEYTGVVGGLLVQNQDVVKESPADWQVVTKRQPTETEATALEFAWKAIKYVKSNGIIVTNDHMTLGVGPGQTNRVASVRIAIDQAKDRLDGAVLASDAFFPFADNVEEIAKAGIKAIIQPGGSVRDQESIEAADKYGLTMIFTGVRHFRH
- the purD gene encoding phosphoribosylamine--glycine ligase, with translation MKLLVVGSGGREHAIAKKLLESTDVEQVFVAPGNDGMRLDGLDLINIGISEHSKLIDFAKVNDVAWTFIGPDDALAAGIVDDFNAAGLKAFGPTKVAAELEWSKDFAKEIMVKYDVPTASYGTFSDFEEAKAYIEEKGAPIVVKADGLALGKGVVVAETVEQAVEAAHEMLLDNKFGDSGARVVIEEFLDGEEFSLFAFVNGDKFYIMPTAQDHKRAYDGDKGPNTGGMGAYAPVPHLPQSVVDTAVDTIVKPVLEGMIKEGRPYLGVLYAGLILTADGPKVIEFNSRFGDPETQIILPRLTSDFAQNITDILDGKEPAITWTDKGVTLGVVVASNGYPLAYEKGVKLPAKTEGDIITYYAGAKFAEKGQDLLSNGGRVYMLVTTADTVKDGQNIIYNELNKQNTEGLFYRTDIGSKANK